The following nucleotide sequence is from Verrucomicrobiota bacterium.
TGGCGCGGCGGTTTGGAGAGCGGGACACGGGCGGGTTCATCACCGCGGCCTTCGAGCACTTGCTGTCACGCCCGCCGAGCGTGGCGGAACGGGCCGAGTGCGTTGCGTTCCTCGACAAACAGGCGCGGTCGGCGGCGAAGGACGGCGAGCGGCTCGCGCGAGAGGGCCTGGTGCGCGCGCTGTTGAATCACAGCGACTTCGTGACGGTGAGGTGAGGCCAGCGCTAGCCACCCAGCTTCGCGAGCAGTTCGTCGTTGGTCTTGTGCTTCTTGAGCGCGGCGGTGAGCGTTTCCATGGCCTCAACCGGGTTCAAGTCCACAAGCATGCGGCGGAGTTTGCGGATGGGTTCGAGGTGGTGCTTCGCGAAGAGTTTCTCCTCCTTGCGCGTGCCGGACTTGGGGATGTCGATGGCCGGGAACAGGCGGCGGTCGGCGAGCTTGCGGTCGAGGATGAGCTCCATGTTGCCCGTGCCCTTGAACTCCTGAAAGATGAGCTCGTCCATGCGGCTGCCGGTGTCGATGAGCGCGGTGGCGACGATGGTCATCGATCCGCCGCCTTCGATTTTGCGCGCGGCGGCGAACATCTTGCGGGGGATTTCCAGGGCTCGGGCGTCCACGCCGCCGGTCATGGTGCGGCCGGAGCCGCCGTGGACGGAGTTGTAGGCGCGGGCGACGCGGGTGAGGGAGTCGAGGAGCACGAAGACGTCCTTGCCGCACTCGACCATGCGGCGGCAGCGCTCGATCATGAAGCGCGAGAGCCGCACGTGGGTTTCAAGGTCCATGTCGTTGGAGCTGGCAACCACTTCCGCCTTCACGGAGCGCTGGAAGTCGGTGACTTCCTCGGGGCGCTCGTCGATGAGCAGCACGAGCACGCAGACCTCGGGATGGTTGGCGGTGACCGCGTTGGCGATTTGTTTGAGGATGGTGGTCTTGCCCGTGCGCGGCGGGGCGACGATGATGCCGCGCGTGCCGCGGCCGATGGGGGTGACGAGGTCGATGACGCGCGTCTCGATGAGGTCGGGCGCGGTCTCGAGATTGAACTTTTCGATGGGGTCGATGCTGGTGAGGTTCTCGAAGCGGACGGACTTGGTGTATTCGGTGAAGGGCATGCCGTTGACGGCGAGCACCTCGCGGAGTTGGGGGCTCACGCCGCGGTGCGGGGGTTGGAGGGCGCCCTCGATCTGGCAGCCTTCGCGGAGGAAGTTGCGCTTGATGGTGTCCGGTGTGACGAAAATGTCGGTCGGCTTCGGCTGGAAGCGGTTGTCCGGCGAACGGAGGAATCCAAAGCCCTTCTCGGATATCTCGAGGAAACCCATGCCGGTTTCGGGCGTGTTGGAGTTGTTGTTCTGTCTGCTGTTGGCTGCTCTGTTCATAGGACTTCGCCCATGGAAAACCCATTGGGGCGGACAAGAATGTTGAACCTAGGGAGACCGCCGTCTCGG
It contains:
- a CDS encoding transcription termination factor Rho, with the protein product MNRAANSRQNNNSNTPETGMGFLEISEKGFGFLRSPDNRFQPKPTDIFVTPDTIKRNFLREGCQIEGALQPPHRGVSPQLREVLAVNGMPFTEYTKSVRFENLTSIDPIEKFNLETAPDLIETRVIDLVTPIGRGTRGIIVAPPRTGKTTILKQIANAVTANHPEVCVLVLLIDERPEEVTDFQRSVKAEVVASSNDMDLETHVRLSRFMIERCRRMVECGKDVFVLLDSLTRVARAYNSVHGGSGRTMTGGVDARALEIPRKMFAAARKIEGGGSMTIVATALIDTGSRMDELIFQEFKGTGNMELILDRKLADRRLFPAIDIPKSGTRKEEKLFAKHHLEPIRKLRRMLVDLNPVEAMETLTAALKKHKTNDELLAKLGG